The DNA window GACAAGTGAGAAAAAACCAAGTAAAATTTGATAGTTTATTAGATAATGTTTCTCGATGACATAATATCTTCTGGTCATTACAGAAACCATGTGATCATAAACTGTAACTGTTTAATCCTATTTATTGGCCAAAATCAAGTGATGGGAAATTTTTCATCTGCTCCAGATCAGGATGGGGACTGGAGATAAAAGCTATTTTATTGAATGGGTACTGCACAATTGAGGCATTACCTGAGCGGTGTACATGGAGCTTTCAGCGAGATATTTGAGAAACTCTTGTTTTTTTATCTCATAGTTGACCTTTGCATGGTCTAAGTATGACTGCTCTCTCAGAAGATCTTCCGCGATTCGATCCTTCTTCCATTTTGTTTCCTTTATCTGGTTTTCAATCTCCAAGAATTTCTCAGGGAGGCTCAACCTTTCAAAGCCAACAGGAAACTTGACATCTTcccttaaaaaagaaaattcaagtGATTAATGAGATTATTGGATGCAGGCAATGAAATAAGAGACGTGTACACATCATATTTTCTTAAGATTAGGGGTTTGGATCTTCGAAGTGAGGCATCTGACTCATCTACTTGCCCACACATAGCGCGCACACATAATTCAATTATGCAATTTTCAAGGAACTAATTCATGATATGGAGAATTACTAAATTAAGGCCAAGCTTTTACCGGGGAGAAGCCAAACGAAACACTCCAGGACTTTTAATCATCCCTCCGTCTAAAGATATGGCTCCATCTGGTATATAAGGAAGAGCCTTTAGCATGTCTTCCCTTGACTTATACACTTGCAACCTTGATAATAGGTTATAGAACAATGTTTCTCTGAGTCCAAACCCACTCTTCGTAATATAGTACAAGTGAGTTCTGTCAATATTTATCATATTCACCGCAAAACCAAGAAAGCCAGGAGGAGTTTCCCCATTGATTATTCTTGGTTTTAGAAGATCAAGCCTCCTTTGAGGGTCATCGGCTATAAACTCACCAGGATATGGCCTATATGCAAATCCAAAGAATGGAGCATAAAGTTGAGTAATTAGTGAAAATGTTCTTTCATAGATCAACAAGGATAACTTTAGAAGTGTATACCTCAGACTTTCAAGGCAAATGACAAGAAATGGGTCGTCAAGAGACCTCCTAGTTGAAGTTGCAAGTGCATGAAGGCCCAAGCTTTTATTTATTGATCCTTCTTTGTTGTATGCTTCCAAGGCGTTGACACCTTCATAGGTCTTGCAGACCACTGCAAGCATGGTTCCAAGGCCCAAATACTCGGAAAGAAGTCTAAGTCCCAAAATTATCAGCAAATATTTGAAGTCAATAATAACAAATTTTCCTGAAGGCAAACCAGAGAGAAAGAAAAGTGAACCAACCTGCTAAGGTTGTCATCTTCAACTTTTCCAAGTGTAGCAACAATGCCAAGCACATCTTTTGTTGACGTGTGATCAGAAGCCTGAGATTCAGGTTGACTTTTTATCATACACAAAAGGGCAGCTGCGGATTTCTCATGCTTAAGAATATTACCAAGTGTCTCTTCCTCACTCCTCGAAAGGTCAAGGTATTGGTTTTGTGTTGCGGAGAAACTTGTTTTATGATACTTTTCAAGAGTTGCTACAGGAACAAGTGGGTGAAAAAGTTAAATAATAGATTAGGATCTAGTCAACAAGGAGAGAAAAATCAGTAGGTAAACCTAATGCAGACACACAACGCAATGATCACATACTTATAAGATGCTTGTGATGCATATTGCAGCAAAATAGCTGCGAGGTGGCACACATATCTCTTGAAACATGTTCAATAATGTGCAAGTCAAGAGCAACAATCTTAAAAATCCCATGATTCTCTAATCGAAAGCATGAAAATTGGCAGTACGTGCACCTGGCTGGAAAAGCCAGGTGTAATAGGAGGATAGATACCTGTCATATCTAGAATTGATTCCTCCAACTTCGTTTTCTGAGTTTTCAAGTATTTAATGTTGTCCTCATTATGCTTGATTTTTTGACCCAGCTCCTGTAGATCATCCTGAAGTTGCTGCAACAATAAATAAGTCCACATATTTTCATTCAGATCGCTGTTGTCCATCAAGCAACAAAGATAATAAAGAATGTAAGAGACAGATACTATTTCCAACAATCATCACATCATCTCATGCGTGATCAAATAAACAGCATCATCAGAGGGTCAAGGAGAATTAATGAAACACCTTGGAATGAATTATAATTGATCCAGCCTGCTGAATAAGCTCTCCATTTTGCACACCCTCTCCCGCAAACACGTGGGGCGAATTCTGACCGGCAAGATTAAGCGCCGCCGATTGGTCGGAGATAACCATTGCCCTTGGATTGATTGGCAGCTGGCTTATCAAGTATATTACTCAGTTTTAGTTTTTATACACGGGAAAGACAAAAAATCTGAAGCATATGTCTAAAACCCAAAAAGAAAGTAAAGTAGGCACTAAACATCTCCACGAGATGTTGGATATAAAAATGATTACTCTTCAGGATTATTTACTCCCTTCTGAAATTTAAACATCCTAGAGCTTAGAACAAAAACAAAACTGTACTAGATAAACTAAAGTAGAGTAGATTTCGAAGAGTTCTTGATCAAAATATACTGTTCTCAATTTTCAGCAGCATATACAAGGAGAATTTGTTTCTGCTAAACAGAACTGTAAACCAACATTCAACGTTCGTCATTGCATCAAAACCATGAACCAACTACTTTccccaaaataaatacatttttACAACGAGACAGTCCTTAAAAATTAATATGCCATTTAAGAGACGCAAGATTGAAGCACACAAGATAAACAAACATTGTAGAACAAAAGAAATAGTACATGGTATCGAATAAATCAATCTGGAAACAAATTTGGTAGACTATAACAAATTAAAATGTAATAATCGGCCAACACCCAAAATTCCAATTTCTCGTTCGCAgcattttcaaaatttgcatCGATTCTAATCTCCCCTGTCCACAAATACAAGCTGCATGCCTAACATATTCGGTCCCGCGCACAGAAATAAACTAGAAACACCTCAAACGAACATACGATATCAATTCACAACTTGAGTAAGAAAAGAAACCAAGAATGGAAAATTCCTAAATTATTtacagaaaaatattttaattattaacctGCGGTGATATCTCGGAATCTTTAGGTGTCAGTTTCTGATCGCGTCCGCCAAGCATCGACGGGCGGCGGGGGTGGCGCTGCAGAGGGAAGAAAGGAGAGCAGAGTAACACACTGAAAGTTAATATACATGTACTAGCTAGCATAGATCGAGTCAACGGAGTTTTGTCATCCAGTCAGAGCTCGAATGTAACTattcaatatatttatatatatatattaattaattatttatttaaaaaaaattgaaatcgaATTCGACTAACATGATATATTATTGAGTCTAACtcgaataaaaattaatatttgagTCGagtttaaattcaaatattttaatttttttcgaaTAGAACTCGAGTAGACTCGACTTGATTACATATAACCTATATTGTCCTAACCTATATTTTATTGTTCTTATATATTGTatcataaaattcaaatttcaatatttaacaatttaaaataaatatagatataattattgagataaattatgaatatgtgatatattaaataaataactcTGATCTTCAATAtagtttttatttatataatctTTTACTTGAAATGAAGTGGTATTTTGTCCACATCACCCTATTGCATttcctttaaaaaaaataattattgataaCAAAATGAGTTGGGTATAATAATTGTCCTtatttggtagagcgatcgaatcgTGGTATTTGAGCTGTTGtgtagtttaaaatatttgagttgcaccattaccatcagctatagattttggtaaagcggcaagcgctcggtcctacaattggtatcagagccaagatcacggattcgattctcattgattgcaataattgtccttgattggtagaacgatcgaaccgtggtgcttgagctactgtacggtttaaaaaatttgagtggcaccattaccaccagctatagtttTTGATAAATGAGCAAGCGCTGGGTTCTACAAAATGTACTTAAGTTTGTTTGTAAATTTATTGTTTCAATTATTTTCTTAAtctgtttaaaaaaaaacaaaaacaaaataatatatatggGATGAAAGTGGTATAATTTTGTAGTAAAATAAAATCGAACAAATGGCATGTATCAAATTCACCGCcattttgaaataaattttgtGGAAATTTTTAGTTTGTGGACCAAGTGTCGGAAGAATTAATACATATAATTTAGTAGCTCATGTTAAGCTGTCAAACCGGTCAACTCGGGTCAGCCCATAAAAAACGGGCCAACCATAGGTCATCCCTATGATTTCTAGATTGaactccaattttttttaattttttttgcaaaaaGAATTTAATTGAAGATATGATTCCCagttaattaaatgattttggtTGGGTTTTTTTcagtaattattttaaaattttaataaaataaagtaaaaatGAAATGGTTTATGAAATTAAAGTATGTCAACTCTATAGGCTTAATAAAATGATGCAAGTCATGCCTACTTGCTTtaactaaaaaaattaagttgTATGCCTCGATCACTCTGACATAGGAAAGTGCAACATGGGTCAAAGGCAGCAAAGCTACaacctaaataattatttagggaTATTTTTTAAACCAATGTGCATCTGTTTTCTCTCTATAAATCAAAAAGAGGGcatcatattttttttaccatttcCTCTTCATTCAtcttgtaggaccgagtgcttaccgctttaccaaaagctatagctagtagtaatggtgcaactcaaatcttttaaaccgcacagcagcacaagcaccacggttcgactgctctaccaagcaaggacaattattgcacccaacaatctccctcccaataattgcactccttgcaatcaatggggatcgaacccatgaccttggctctgataccaattgtaggaccgagtgtttaccactttaccaaaagctatagctagtagtaatggtgcaactcaaatattttaaaccgcacagcagcacaagcaccacggttcgattgctctaccaaacaaggacaattattgcacccaacacatCTCTTCGCTCGTAAATTCTCATGATTTTCTAATTAATTTGTTACACCACTTCAGgacaattttaaattaatttgaagtttttttttataattttacaaTTAAATTTTGGTTCCAACTTCAATATAAGATAtgtatactaatataaattatttatgttaaatattaaatttataatgAAATTACTATttatgttataatattttttatgtgttagattttttttgtaattttaattattactcGTTTtttagttattattattttttgtaaagatattgcAAAATCATTTATTatgataaaattataattatcattattattttttagaaaattctaagaaaataaatgttatatgttagtggtaatggtgcaactcaaattttttaaattgcaTACCAGTCCAAGAgtcatggttcgatcgctctacccaACGGGACCAATTATTGCAAATCAACCATATCACTCCCAAGAATTGCACTCATTTAAATCAATGAAAATCGAACTAAGGACTTTGACTCTGATATCAATTATAAGACTAAGTGCTTGCAGTTTATCAAAAGTTATAACTGGTGATAATGGTGTAACTCAAATTCTTAAGTTGTATAGCAGCTCATGCGACATGGTTTGATCGCTCCACTCAGTATGGACAATTATTCTACATcacactttaaaaaaaaaatatgtgacttgttttagttttttaaaaaataataataattcacgtcttaaatattttagaaaataCACTCTCCTATTCAGTCAAGTTTTCTGAAGATATTAACTACAATAACGTCAGGCTAATTTAATTGTCTAAGCTAAATTCAAAAATGTATTACTACTTAATCAAGTCATGCCCTCTTAAAAGAGGTtacttgattaaaaaaaattaaatgtagTCAGACCCTTTGAGAGAGCATTtgtgggacccggacgctaatcatcttcttaatcatctttgggatttaattatcaattaagataaacaatgtctaaattttttttaaaaaaaaataaaagtgcgaaacgtaatggaatttaactaatatacatctcagtataaaaatacaataatatacaacaattattcaaactagtctaaggttcaactactaaatttcaagtattaaaccaaatctacatccaagtccggaatcaccactttgatctcgatctctcatcatcctcttaaccctgatcctgccccacctgttgtcatgcacacatacaaacaagacaacagccggataactctggtgagaataaatcctagtataaacaatgtatacatgcaattaactgaattaacataaaagcattAATTATATCTTCTCACATGTATCATAAtcgaacaacatgtatcaatgttaatctgtaaataaaacatgaatgataatctacgaaacataaatcaatacggatctgtaaatcaaattctagtctcaatatctaagactcgactcacctctcattctactctagggatcccggtgaataagaacgtaacaagtctcccacctactactACCAGTCGCggtggcggtacgttcttatttctggactttggtctagctgtatcgaataatctacaataagaaCAATATATGTATCTTAAGCATATCGATACACCAAACGTCCAGTGCCTTGGCGTATCTACCAAGACTAAGCCTAGTCTGAtaatgtgcaatgggtcagtgactATACTGTCAAAATCTAAcccctctgtcagtgactcttaCTCAATAGCTCTCTGCTTTCTACTTCTAACTcaatagaataaacataatcattaaaacacaAAAGTATGAAAGcaataccatacaagtatgtggtttagggaaactcgaatagaatctaactcgagtcgatctcccagttaacattgatttatacatttctcttctcggtctgatgaagacgaagtctcgtatcccaatctgtccatatcaaatctgacaatgacgatcgcataaatacaatatcagtatataactcagttCAATATCTGTTCTGatcgatactcaaatcaaacacaatctgattaatgtcaataacataaccatacaatctcaatcaatactgaatctgatcaatatcaatcaactgatgtttcgactgCATAATAATACGGTCTCAATAATCCCGTCacttcaacatcacagatataataccagaattcataatcaataccattACAGTTCATACTCTGAACaataacacaactctgatatagaatctcaatcaaatctactccgaaaatcataacaatttcataaacagtctattctttagtCTGACTTCAGTTATAGAATGCCTattgtagcagaaacatcatatctgattcgtattcaattctgacaatatcataaattcaattcatgtctaaacataacaaaacttacgtccagttgtagcctgcgttgataggaacacagtactgaagtcggatttaaaatcagacggccgGATTGTTCAAAATCTCCAAATCTTCCCTCGGTTTCCTTTTTTCCTTTCTCTTTCTTATTTCTGAAGGAaggaaattatatatatatatatatatatatatatatatatatatatatatatatatatatatatatatatatatacgtcgCACAATTAAGGCCAAATGGCTTGTCCTTGTTCTGCatgtcgcgcgcatatgcgcgcacaaagtcgcgcatatgcgccgatagtTCTGCCCGGCACCTTCCGCAAttatcttctcgcgcatatgcgcgcttcatctcgcgcatatgcaccaaagtttctggacgggtcgcgcatatgcgcgccttatctcgcgcatgtgcgccgatgcttctgtaattttcgcgcatgtgcgcggggactcTTCTTGTACTTCATGTCAAATCTTCTTTTAGTTCTCCCGGTctaatccgttccgtctataatcatcttaattaataaataaatcattttagattaatCACAGATTACAttaataacatctcgggccttacaacattacacaaatatttattaaaaaatatttttttgtgacGCGgtcaaatatttattaatatatatattcttaaaattaTTATGCGATTTTTATTATTACTGTTTGTGTAGATCTTCAAATTATTATTTACATTAATAGATAGAATAATTACATTATTCGATTTTATTTATACTATCAagctaaattattttattttatttatattgtcagtacttgtttttttattttttcatgcaagtaaaattttattataaaaatttcaattgagttatatacataaatatttattattaaaataaatttgtatTTCCAAAACTCTTAATAgtgaatatattatttttagtatatttgttatttataaaaattgttTTACTTATAGTTAAtgtttatatattataattgttttGATAATTGATGTTAtagttttttaatataatattgtgATAGATAATAAAATATTGTTCTTGTTATTAATTATAAGATGTCATTACATGCTGAACATGTTGATGATATTGTTCTTTATCAGCAACAAACAAATTTATATAGTGTTGTATGTGCAATAATTATTCCGTCTGGGTAGAGCGATCAAACTATGACGATTAGGCTGTTATGCGGTTTAAAATATGTGAGTTGCATAATTACCACCagttatagctt is part of the Primulina eburnea isolate SZY01 chromosome 1, ASM2296580v1, whole genome shotgun sequence genome and encodes:
- the LOC140826387 gene encoding protein DEFECTIVE IN MERISTEM SILENCING 3-like isoform X2, coding for MVISDQSAALNLAGQNSPHVFAGEGVQNGELIQQAGSIIIHSKQLQDDLQELGQKIKHNEDNIKYLKTQKTKLEESILDMTATLEKYHKTSFSATQNQYLDLSRSEEETLGNILKHEKSAAALLCMIKSQPESQASDHTSTKDVLGIVATLGKVEDDNLSRLLSEYLGLGTMLAVVCKTYEGVNALEAYNKEGSINKSLGLHALATSTRRSLDDPFLVICLESLRPYPGEFIADDPQRRLDLLKPRIINGETPPGFLGFAVNMINIDRTHLYYITKSGFGLRETLFYNLLSRLQVYKSREDMLKALPYIPDGAISLDGGMIKSPGVFRLASPREDVKFPVGFERLSLPEKFLEIENQIKETKWKKDRIAEDLLREQSYLDHAKVNYEIKKQEFLKYLAESSMYTAQVAVARPSAAPR
- the LOC140826387 gene encoding protein DEFECTIVE IN MERISTEM SILENCING 3-like isoform X1 produces the protein MLASTCILTFSVLLCSPFFPLQRHPRRPSMLGGRDQKLTPKDSEISPQLPINPRAMVISDQSAALNLAGQNSPHVFAGEGVQNGELIQQAGSIIIHSKQLQDDLQELGQKIKHNEDNIKYLKTQKTKLEESILDMTATLEKYHKTSFSATQNQYLDLSRSEEETLGNILKHEKSAAALLCMIKSQPESQASDHTSTKDVLGIVATLGKVEDDNLSRLLSEYLGLGTMLAVVCKTYEGVNALEAYNKEGSINKSLGLHALATSTRRSLDDPFLVICLESLRPYPGEFIADDPQRRLDLLKPRIINGETPPGFLGFAVNMINIDRTHLYYITKSGFGLRETLFYNLLSRLQVYKSREDMLKALPYIPDGAISLDGGMIKSPGVFRLASPREDVKFPVGFERLSLPEKFLEIENQIKETKWKKDRIAEDLLREQSYLDHAKVNYEIKKQEFLKYLAESSMYTAQVAVARPSAAPR
- the LOC140826387 gene encoding protein DEFECTIVE IN MERISTEM SILENCING 3-like isoform X3, whose translation is MLASTCILTFSVLLCSPFFPLQRHPRRPSMLGGRDQKLTPKDSEISPQLPINPRAMVISDQSAALNLAGQNSPHVFAGEGVQNGELIQQAGSIIIHSKQLQDDLQELGQKIKHNEDNIKYLKTQKTKLEESILDMTATLEKYHKTSFSATQNQYLDLSRSEEETLGNILKHEKSAAALLCMIKSQPESQASDHTSTKDVLGIVATLGKVEDDNLSRLLSEYLGLGTMLAVVCKTYEGVNALEAYNKEGSINKSLGLHALATSTRRSLDDPFLVICLESLRPYPGEFIADDPQRRLDLLKPRIINGETPPGFLGFAVNMINIDRTHLYYITKSGFGLRETLFYNLLSRLQVYKSREDMLKALPYIPDGAISLDGGMIKSPGVFRLASPRCQVSCWL